A region of Paraburkholderia largidicola DNA encodes the following proteins:
- a CDS encoding sigma-54-dependent transcriptional regulator: MNKGLQVLYIEDDELVRRASVQSLQLAGFEVVGHASVESAAKLINAEFSGVIVSDIRLPGASGLDLLAQCRERAPDVPIILVTGHGDISMAVQAMRDGAYDFIEKPFPSERLIETVRRALERRTLVLENLALRRELAEQGTLAPRIIGRSLAIEQVRKLIANVAPTDASVLINGDTGAGKELIARSLHELSPRRDKPFLAVNCGALPEPMFESEMFGYEPGAFTGAAKRRIGKLEHASGGTLFLDEIESMPLALQVKLLRVLQDGVLERLGSNQPIRVDCRIIAAAKGDMTDHVASGTFRRDLLYRLNVVTIALPPLSERREDIVPLFEHFLLDAAVRYQRPAPILTDRQRTNLMQREWPGNVRELRNAADRFVLGVGDDTVAAPVDDALTSITQPLKERVEQFERAVIAEALEQTGGAVAVAADRLQVGKATLYEKIKRYGLAARGESER, from the coding sequence ATGAACAAGGGCTTGCAGGTCCTCTACATCGAAGACGACGAACTCGTGCGGCGCGCGAGCGTGCAAAGCCTGCAACTCGCAGGGTTCGAAGTGGTCGGGCATGCGTCGGTGGAATCGGCGGCGAAGCTGATCAACGCGGAGTTTTCCGGCGTGATCGTCAGCGATATTCGCCTGCCCGGCGCAAGCGGCCTCGATCTGCTCGCGCAATGCCGCGAGCGCGCGCCCGACGTGCCCATCATTCTCGTCACGGGTCACGGCGATATTTCGATGGCCGTGCAGGCGATGCGCGATGGCGCATACGACTTCATCGAAAAGCCGTTTCCTTCCGAGCGTCTGATCGAAACGGTGCGCCGCGCGCTGGAGCGTCGCACGCTGGTGCTCGAAAATCTCGCGCTGCGCCGCGAACTGGCGGAACAGGGGACGCTTGCGCCGCGCATCATCGGACGCAGTCTCGCCATCGAGCAGGTGCGCAAGCTGATCGCGAACGTCGCGCCGACGGATGCCTCGGTGCTGATCAACGGCGATACGGGCGCGGGCAAGGAGCTGATCGCACGCAGCCTGCATGAGCTGTCGCCGCGCCGGGACAAGCCGTTTCTCGCGGTGAACTGCGGCGCGCTGCCGGAGCCGATGTTCGAGTCGGAGATGTTCGGCTATGAACCGGGCGCGTTTACGGGCGCGGCGAAGCGGCGCATCGGCAAGCTCGAGCATGCTTCGGGCGGTACGCTGTTTCTCGATGAAATCGAAAGCATGCCGCTCGCGTTGCAGGTCAAGCTGCTGCGCGTGTTGCAGGATGGCGTGCTCGAGCGGCTCGGGTCGAACCAGCCGATACGCGTCGATTGCCGCATCATCGCGGCAGCGAAGGGCGACATGACCGACCATGTTGCGTCCGGCACGTTCCGGCGCGATCTGCTGTACCGGCTCAACGTGGTGACGATCGCGCTGCCGCCGCTGTCCGAACGGCGCGAAGACATCGTGCCGCTGTTCGAGCATTTCCTTCTCGACGCGGCCGTGCGCTATCAGCGTCCCGCGCCGATTCTCACCGACCGTCAACGTACGAACCTGATGCAACGCGAATGGCCCGGCAACGTGCGCGAGTTGCGCAACGCGGCGGATCGCTTCGTGCTCGGCGTCGGCGACGACACGGTCGCGGCGCCCGTCGACGATGCGCTGACGTCGATCACGCAGCCGCTGAAGGAGCGCGTCGAGCAGTTCGAGCGCGCGGTGATCGCCGAAGCGCTGGAGCAGACGGGCGGCGCGGTCGCGGTGGCGGCGGACAGGCTGCAGGTCGGCAAGGCGACGCTCTACGAGAAGATCAAGCGCTATGGCTTGGCGGCGCGTGGGGAAAGCGAGAGGTGA
- a CDS encoding TlpA disulfide reductase family protein translates to MSQTNVSRRSSPIRYIAAAVVAGAIAVAGYFAFGSQQHVPDATFTLLSGQKVSTADLKGKVYLVNFWATSCDTCMKEMPQMVQTYNRFKDKGLEFVAVAMSYDAPMYVTNYTETRRLPFKVAMDDGTAAKQFGNVQLTPTTFVIDRNGKVLKRYVGEPQFAELDQLLAKALGTT, encoded by the coding sequence ATGAGCCAAACCAACGTTTCCCGGCGTTCAAGCCCGATTCGCTATATCGCTGCCGCCGTCGTCGCAGGCGCGATCGCCGTTGCGGGCTACTTCGCGTTCGGCAGCCAGCAGCACGTGCCCGACGCGACGTTCACGCTGCTGTCCGGCCAGAAAGTGTCGACGGCCGATCTGAAAGGCAAGGTGTACCTCGTCAACTTCTGGGCGACGAGTTGCGACACCTGCATGAAGGAAATGCCGCAGATGGTCCAGACGTACAACCGCTTCAAGGACAAGGGGCTCGAGTTCGTCGCGGTCGCGATGAGCTATGACGCGCCGATGTACGTGACCAACTACACGGAAACACGCCGTCTGCCTTTCAAGGTCGCGATGGACGACGGAACGGCTGCGAAGCAGTTCGGCAACGTGCAGCTCACGCCGACCACGTTCGTGATCGATCGCAACGGCAAGGTGCTGAAGCGCTATGTCGGCGAGCCGCAGTTCGCGGAACTCGACCAGTTGCTGGCCAAGGCGCTCGGCACGACCTGA
- a CDS encoding YifB family Mg chelatase-like AAA ATPase, translated as MSLAVVRSRAPAAGRAPEVTVEVHLANGLPSFSIVGLPDLEVRESRERVRAALLNCGLDFPVRRITVNLAPADLPKESGRFDLPIALGILAASGQIPVESLAHREFAGELSLTGALRPMRGAFAMACGTARGHQSYPDASSGTPEDASTRTPELYLPLASAKEAALVPGVAVYGATDLPSLCAHLAGDADARLYPVEAATLSDNLRAAPPDMADVIGQRGARRALEVAAAGGHHMLMIGPPGAGKSMLAARLPGVLPSMTDDEALTSAALLSASAIGFTPAQWRQRPFRAPHHSSSAAALVGGRNPPQPGEITLAHLGVLFLDELPEFDRHVLENLREPLENGRITISRAALQADFPAACQLIAAMNPCPCGWRGDPGGRCRCTPEVATRYMRKLSGPLLDRIDIQIEIPALSPAELSARSTVSGEPSAPIAQRVEAARNRQLQRQGKTNRELSGREVDAVCRPDDEGERLLREAGERFGWSARAYYRVLKVARTIADLAGNDVPNAAQVSEAVQYRRAFGAQ; from the coding sequence ATGTCGCTTGCCGTGGTGCGCAGTCGCGCGCCGGCCGCTGGCCGCGCGCCCGAAGTTACCGTCGAGGTTCACCTCGCCAACGGACTTCCCTCTTTTTCCATCGTCGGACTCCCCGATCTCGAAGTGCGCGAAAGCCGCGAGCGTGTGCGCGCGGCGCTGCTCAATTGCGGTCTCGACTTTCCCGTACGTCGCATCACGGTGAATCTGGCGCCCGCCGATCTCCCGAAGGAGTCCGGCCGTTTCGATTTGCCCATCGCGCTCGGCATTCTGGCCGCGAGTGGCCAGATTCCCGTCGAGTCGCTGGCGCACCGGGAATTTGCAGGAGAACTCTCACTGACAGGCGCGCTGCGTCCGATGCGCGGCGCGTTCGCGATGGCGTGCGGCACGGCGCGCGGCCATCAGTCCTACCCCGATGCTTCGTCCGGTACGCCGGAAGACGCGAGCACCCGTACGCCGGAACTCTACTTGCCGCTTGCCAGCGCGAAAGAGGCGGCGCTCGTGCCCGGCGTCGCCGTGTATGGCGCGACGGATCTGCCATCGCTGTGCGCGCATCTGGCGGGCGACGCGGACGCACGGCTTTATCCCGTCGAGGCGGCGACCTTATCGGACAATCTGCGGGCCGCGCCGCCCGACATGGCCGACGTCATCGGCCAGCGCGGCGCCCGGCGCGCGCTCGAAGTGGCGGCAGCGGGCGGCCATCACATGCTGATGATCGGCCCGCCGGGCGCGGGCAAGTCGATGCTCGCAGCGCGCCTGCCCGGCGTTTTGCCGTCGATGACAGACGACGAAGCGCTGACATCCGCCGCGTTGCTCTCGGCGAGCGCCATTGGATTCACGCCTGCGCAGTGGCGGCAAAGGCCGTTTCGCGCACCTCACCATTCGTCGAGCGCCGCGGCGCTGGTCGGCGGACGGAATCCGCCGCAGCCGGGCGAGATCACGCTCGCGCATCTCGGCGTGCTGTTTCTCGATGAACTCCCTGAATTCGACCGGCACGTGCTCGAAAATCTGCGCGAACCGCTGGAAAACGGCCGCATCACGATCTCGCGCGCCGCGCTCCAGGCTGACTTTCCAGCCGCATGCCAGTTGATCGCCGCGATGAACCCCTGTCCGTGCGGCTGGCGCGGCGATCCAGGCGGGCGCTGCCGTTGCACGCCGGAAGTGGCCACGCGCTACATGCGCAAGCTGTCGGGGCCGCTGCTGGATCGTATCGACATTCAGATCGAGATTCCCGCGCTGTCGCCAGCGGAGCTGTCGGCTCGCTCGACGGTTTCCGGCGAACCAAGCGCCCCAATCGCGCAACGGGTCGAAGCCGCGCGCAATCGCCAGCTCCAGCGGCAAGGCAAGACGAACCGCGAACTCAGCGGCCGGGAAGTCGACGCAGTCTGCCGGCCCGACGACGAGGGCGAGCGTCTGCTGCGCGAAGCGGGCGAGCGCTTTGGCTGGTCAGCACGCGCTTACTACCGCGTGCTGAAAGTGGCGAGAACCATTGCTGACCTGGCGGGCAACGATGTCCCGAACGCCGCGCAGGTCTCCGAAGCGGTCCAGTATCGGCGGGCATTCGGCGCGCAGTAA
- a CDS encoding accessory factor UbiK family protein, whose protein sequence is MKQPNDVFNDFQAKVSELFKNSPAKDVERNVRAMLSQGFSKLDLVTREEFDTQTQVLVRTRARLEELERRVAELEQKLPVSQSS, encoded by the coding sequence ATGAAACAACCAAACGACGTCTTCAATGACTTTCAGGCCAAGGTTTCCGAGTTGTTCAAAAACTCGCCGGCCAAAGATGTCGAACGCAATGTGCGCGCAATGCTGTCGCAAGGCTTTTCGAAGCTCGACCTGGTGACGCGCGAGGAATTCGACACGCAGACGCAAGTGCTCGTGCGCACGCGCGCCCGGCTCGAGGAACTGGAACGGCGCGTCGCCGAGCTCGAGCAGAAGCTGCCCGTCAGCCAATCGTCCTGA
- a CDS encoding P-II family nitrogen regulator, with amino-acid sequence MKLITAIIKPFKLDEAREALSAIGVSGITVTEVKGFGRQKGHTELYRGAEYVVDFLPKVKIEAAVSDDIVDQAIEALERAARTGKIGDGKIFVTPIEQVIRIRTGETGADAL; translated from the coding sequence ATGAAACTCATTACCGCAATCATCAAGCCTTTCAAGCTCGATGAGGCGCGCGAAGCCCTGTCGGCCATCGGCGTCTCGGGGATCACGGTGACAGAAGTCAAAGGGTTTGGTCGTCAGAAGGGCCACACGGAGTTGTATCGGGGAGCCGAGTACGTCGTCGACTTTCTGCCGAAGGTGAAGATCGAGGCTGCGGTGTCGGACGACATCGTCGACCAGGCGATCGAAGCCCTCGAGCGCGCGGCGCGTACGGGCAAGATCGGCGACGGCAAGATCTTCGTCACGCCGATCGAACAGGTGATTCGGATTCGCACCGGCGAGACCGGCGCGGACGCACTGTAA
- a CDS encoding ammonium transporter, whose amino-acid sequence MRKLLMSLLMAGSLLTVGIGAALADDASAPAAASAPDTTASAPAASDAAAAPAASAPAADASAAPAASAPADASAAAAASDAAPAAPTAPFSVDSSKISSGDTAWMLTSTALVLFMTIPGLALFYAGMVRKKNVLATVMQSFAITCIVTVIWTVVGYSLAFTPGGSFIGGFSRVFMSGMNYIKGDKATTLTVSHLAQTIPESVYFVYQMTFAIITPALITGAFADRMKFSAMLIFMTLWSIIVYSPIAHMVWEPTGWLASAGILDFAGGTVVHINAGIAGLVCCLVLGKRTGYGKDSMAPHNLVLTMIGGSMLWVGWFGFNAGSAVAADGRAGFAMMTTQVATAMAALGWMFAEWIAKGKPSVLGIVSGAVAGLVAITPASGFVGVGGALAIGLIAGVVCFWSATWLKHKMGYDDSLDAFGVHCIGGIVGALLTGVFAVKDIGGADGSLLLQAKGVVTTLVYSGVISFILLKIIDVTIGLRVTEEEEREGLDVILHGEHVE is encoded by the coding sequence ATGCGTAAATTATTGATGTCCCTGCTGATGGCCGGCTCGCTGCTGACGGTCGGCATCGGCGCTGCCCTCGCGGACGACGCGTCGGCTCCCGCCGCGGCTTCCGCCCCGGACACGACGGCGAGCGCGCCGGCTGCGTCGGATGCAGCAGCAGCGCCCGCTGCGAGCGCCCCTGCTGCCGACGCTTCGGCCGCACCCGCCGCCAGCGCGCCCGCTGACGCATCGGCAGCGGCTGCTGCTTCGGATGCCGCACCCGCCGCGCCGACCGCGCCGTTCTCGGTCGACTCATCGAAGATCAGCTCGGGCGATACCGCCTGGATGCTGACCTCCACGGCTCTCGTGCTGTTCATGACGATCCCCGGTCTCGCGCTCTTCTACGCCGGCATGGTCCGCAAGAAGAACGTGCTCGCCACGGTGATGCAGAGCTTCGCGATCACCTGCATCGTGACGGTGATCTGGACCGTGGTCGGCTACAGCCTCGCGTTCACGCCGGGCGGCTCGTTCATCGGCGGCTTCTCGCGCGTGTTCATGTCGGGCATGAACTACATCAAGGGCGACAAGGCCACGACGCTGACCGTCAGCCACCTCGCGCAGACGATCCCGGAATCGGTCTACTTCGTCTATCAGATGACGTTCGCGATCATCACGCCGGCACTGATTACGGGCGCATTCGCCGACCGCATGAAGTTCTCCGCGATGCTGATTTTCATGACGCTGTGGTCGATCATCGTCTACTCGCCGATCGCGCACATGGTCTGGGAACCGACGGGCTGGCTGGCTAGCGCAGGCATCCTCGACTTCGCAGGCGGCACGGTGGTGCACATCAACGCCGGTATCGCAGGTCTGGTCTGCTGTCTCGTGCTCGGCAAGCGCACGGGCTACGGCAAGGACTCGATGGCCCCGCACAACCTCGTGCTGACGATGATCGGTGGTTCGATGCTGTGGGTGGGCTGGTTCGGTTTCAACGCGGGTTCGGCAGTCGCCGCTGACGGCCGTGCCGGTTTCGCGATGATGACGACGCAAGTTGCAACGGCCATGGCCGCACTCGGCTGGATGTTCGCTGAATGGATCGCCAAGGGTAAGCCGTCGGTGCTCGGCATCGTGTCGGGCGCAGTGGCAGGTCTGGTTGCGATTACGCCGGCTTCGGGCTTCGTGGGTGTTGGCGGCGCGCTGGCAATCGGTCTGATCGCAGGCGTGGTGTGCTTCTGGTCGGCAACGTGGCTCAAGCACAAGATGGGCTACGACGACTCGCTCGACGCGTTCGGCGTGCACTGCATCGGCGGTATCGTGGGCGCATTGCTGACGGGCGTGTTCGCGGTCAAGGACATCGGCGGCGCGGACGGCAGCCTGCTGCTGCAAGCCAAGGGTGTCGTCACGACGCTCGTGTACAGCGGCGTGATCAGCTTCATCCTGCTGAAGATCATCGACGTGACGATCGGCCTGCGCGTGACGGAAGAGGAAGAACGCGAAGGTCTGGACGTGATCCTGCACGGCGAACACGTCGAGTAA